CAACTCTAAGAAATGACTCTATGTGACTAGCAAGAGGAGCTGCTCCAGATAGAATAATCCTCACATTGCCTCCCAGTCCTTGTTTAACCTTTGAGAGAGATTAGGTATAAAAAGAATTGTACCGACCTTGACGTCTTATAAGagtttcataaaattttaagagtTCTGAAGAAGTTGCTACCTTGTTGAAGACAAGTTTGTCACAGAATGGAGCTGCTTCGACATGAGACTGCCCCTTCTTCATATTTCCGAATTTACTAAGCACGTTTTGGATGTGTTAGATCAATATACGTGTAACACAAGTTATAGGTAGTACAGAGAAAGCCTGAACTTACTAGGAGAAAGCAACATTGAAAACTTTCTTTTTGAAGAAACCACCAACGGATAGTTTTTGCTGCAGACCTATTGGAGCATGACAtgttaacatataaataaatggtTGAATATATCTTAACACTGGATAAAGATAATACCTGTGTATACTCGTTCTAGGACACGAGGAACAGCGCAGAAAATACTTGGCTTTAGCTCACCAAGGTCTTCAATCAACAACTTAACATCCTGAGGACAGACAGAACATAAGACACATGAACATATCAACCAAGTACATAACTGGTTTGGAAGATCAGAATCTTGAGATGTACTCACCCCGCGCCAGAAACCGATTGAACCACCAACTTGAATGATGCACTCCTCCACAGCCCGGTCAAAGACGTGCGCAAGAGGAAGATAAGATATGTAGACATCTTTCTCAGTAAGCTGTTTGTTTAATTTAGAACATTTCAGCTCAAAGTTGCAGATTTTCCATGTGAATCATGACAAATTAGAAAGAAGAAAACTCACGGATTCGTTAAAAATCGCTAGGAAATGCCTCACCCCAGCTGTTATGGTAACAATGCTCTCATTTGACATCAGAACTCCCTTTGGGTCACCAGTGGTTCCGCTAGTATACATAATTGTGCAAATGTCGCTTTTCTTTTTAACAGGAAGATCATATTGCTTACCTTCACCCTGTCAtagaggaaacaaaaacaaaactaaataagGGAGATTAGAGATATCATACTATTTATGAATGACATCGTCAAAGGATGagtaaataagtaaaaaaaaaaagtcagaaTAACGCAAATGAAAGTCTCCTACCAGCTTCAAGAACTCATCCCAAGCATGTATTACCAGTCCTAACTTTTCAGCTTCTTCTTTCTGTTCCGATTTGACACCGCCAAAGCTCACAACAGCTTTGCATTTGTAGTCAACACACATTTCATCATTAGCATCACAAAGTTTAGAGAAGAGGAAAAGGTTGAATGAATCAGTTAGTATGACTCACTTTTCATATACTTTGTGGAGTTTGGACATGTCTTAAAAAGCTGACAATTGAATGGAAAATGAAGTTAACCACACAGAGTAGTACAAATGTGTAGATCTCAATGATGTCAGAAGCTTTGGGCTAACTCAGGAGTTATTTATAAGTCACGATAGAATATATGATACAAAAGAAAGATACCTCAGGAATCTTTTTCTCCTCTACAAAAGCAATGGAAACTTCTGCATGGGAAATAATAAACTCCACGGCACCAGAGCCTGTGTTCAAAACTGGACGTTACTACACCAGAAAGACTCAGAAGAGTTGAATCtccaaaaaaacatattttgggCTAGACTAGTAGTAGAGCAAGCTTAAGAAgagttaaaaaacaaaacttgtttATATAGAGAAGGCATACCTAAAGTATCGTAAAAAGGAACACAATAGAGCCCATGTGCATTGCATGCCTGCATCAGAAGTTTCACCTTTAAATCTCCGGAGCAAAAGAAATCAAACGATATATTAGCAAAGTTTAATATGTTTAACGTACCTCCATGCTTATGATCCACTCAGGACAGTTTGCACCATAAATACCACATTTTCCTCCCTACATTTCCACATATCCGGAAAAGGACAAACTCTAAGGTACAAGAGAATCACATTTAAAGAAAGAAGACACTGGAGATGGCAGAAATGAATATGAACCTCCTCAATCCCGCAGCTACGGAGAGAGTTTCCAAGTTTTAGGACAATGTCATATACTTCTTTGTATGTCTTCCACTCATACTTTCCTGCCTGAGAAGAAATTCTATCAACTCCGAACACAGTATTAATTATATCACAaagctaaaataaataaataaatacaaaagaaaaatgggTAGGACACCTTGTTGTTCACAATCTCACGTCGACCAAGCATGCGATTGTTTGGATATTTCTCAACAGCCGTGCTACAAGAAAAGAACCAAACAGAACGAAGAAAACATTACAATCACGGATCAACACCGTTTTCCGCAAAAGAATCCTCAAGAAATGGCAATGCAACGagagaacaaaaagaaaagccaAAGGATTCACTGAAAGTATAATAACATCAAAAAGTTATTTTCctggaaaatgaaaaaaaaaatggaaacgaGAATTTCACCGACCGGAAAATATCCCAACAGCTGTCGATCCCGTCGATTGGGTTAGGGAAACCGTCTTTGGCGAAAGTACTGCGATAGACAGGACCAATGGAGGGTTTTCCATCGGTAGCTTCCTTAGCAGCTTCCACCTCGATGATGAATCTCTTCTGGGACGTCATCTCTCtgctttctctttctttctctctctgtctAGCTATATTTGAAACTTCATAAGCGGAGGAGTGAGTTCGCGGCTTGAAACCCGGCGGTTAAAGAGACCTTCCCAACTCTATTTCACTGTTCGTTTGTCGTTATGGCCCATTTTAAAAGGCTCATAATAAGCCCAATATTACTCGCTATGGTCCTGCCCAATAGTatgatttttgagtttaaaaATGTCCTGCCTAATCGGGTTCGAGTAGATTCTTCGTGGGTCCGGATCGGTTCAGatctataataaaaatatctgTAAAATATCCATAATATTCGGATCCGTATCAGATCTAGATCAGGTTCAGGTATTTAGGATCTAAAAAGGATATGAAATACCCAAACTAGAGATGTCAAACAGGTTTACCCATCCCGTTCTGTCTCGTACCGCGGCGGGTTAGTCATCGAGCGGATCACAGAGGGCCTGTCCCGCGCGGGCTGCGGTCTTCAAAATGCCGGCCGGAACCCGTACCGCATAATATATAGGTTTTCGCGGGCCGTCCCGCGGAACGCCTCCTTATCAAACCGCCTGCTACATCTTCTTTCATGAATGTTCAAGTAGAAGAGTTGTCTGAGAGAGTTGAAGAGAGCTCGTTAAGTTTCACTAAAGccttatcaaaatcaatgccaCAAAGCTCCGTTTGTGCTTGCGTTTTTGAGTTAAAAGCCTTCTTTTGTTATCAGCATAAGCTTTTGTTAagtttgaatctgattgagTTGTTGTCTATGTAATAATTTGGCTCAAGTGTTATATGTCTTCATCAAACCATCTTGATATCtttcatatttacattgttttaactCTCTATTCTTGCATGTTTTGATCATTTAGATTAGGGATCATGCATTTTAGTCTCCTTTTTGCATTGcataagtctttatcaggtCTTGGAGTTTCCATTGGAGTTCATAGAGGTACTTGGAAGCATTTGGGATCAAAAAGGGAGTGGAAAGTGTTGTTTGAGCAAGCAGAGCACCAGAGCGGGTTACGGGAGAGACCTACGACACCCGCTCCAGGTGAAACGAAGACAGCGCGACCTTTTGCACCGGGGTGAAACACCCGCTCCGAGCCCAACCTCTTGTCGACAACTTTCACTATGTGGAGCGACCTAGTGAAGCGACGTCCCGTGCCCACGTACAATTTGAAGACGAGAAGCAAGCATGTCAGAGCGACGTACCACAGCGAGGTGATTAACCCGCTTCAGATGTAGAGCGACCTGGGGGAGCGACGTCAAGTGCCCGCGCGCGATTTGGAGACGTGAAGCAAAATATGTGGAGCGACCTACGGGAGCGACCTAGTGTACCCGCGCCGCGTCTTATCTTATGGTCgcaaatttatgtttaatttgggCTTTTCAGGTTGTTTACTGAGCCCATTAGGTTTTAGAAGTCATATAAATAGTCTCTAAACCTAATGTTGGAGGAtcatcttgttttctatctgatcacaaagaacttttaggtgaaagatcttatcttgatcattttctcttgtgattgcttgattatcttgatcactaatcatgatttgcaccaaatcatcattgattcttgggctcatcatgaagagtagtgagtagtcatctttggattcatgggttagggagactaagggtgattaacctagatctaaggtgttttagtatagatctatcttgttccttgctagtagagtgcttttaatgcaactttagagttggcctctctaaagttgagccTTTGGCATTTCACACCCGataggtgttcgatgaaatgcctgaaccaactctacTATGCTTTTAACACtctttaccaaagagatttgatgttaAAGGTGTTAAAATGGCTAATGTACTTGAAATTAATGATtgcttagataatattcaaccaaagagatttgatgctttagttatcttagtgaatgagcattcatctagagatagag
This genomic stretch from Brassica napus cultivar Da-Ae chromosome C9, Da-Ae, whole genome shotgun sequence harbors:
- the LOC106373976 gene encoding long chain acyl-CoA synthetase 5 yields the protein MTSQKRFIIEVEAAKEATDGKPSIGPVYRSTFAKDGFPNPIDGIDSCWDIFRTAVEKYPNNRMLGRREIVNNKAGKYEWKTYKEVYDIVLKLGNSLRSCGIEEGGKCGIYGANCPEWIISMEACNAHGLYCVPFYDTLGSGAVEFIISHAEVSIAFVEEKKIPELFKTCPNSTKYMKTVVSFGGVKSEQKEEAEKLGLVIHAWDEFLKLGEGKQYDLPVKKKSDICTIMYTSGTTGDPKGVLMSNESIVTITAGVRHFLAIFNESLTEKDVYISYLPLAHVFDRAVEECIIQVGGSIGFWRGDVKLLIEDLGELKPSIFCAVPRVLERVYTGLQQKLSVGGFFKKKVFNVAFSYKFGNMKKGQSHVEAAPFCDKLVFNKVKQGLGGNVRIILSGAAPLASHIESFLRVVACCHVLQGYGLTESCAGTFVTFPDELDMLGTVGPPVPNVDIRLESVPDMEYDALGSIPRGEICIRGKTLFSGYHKREDLTKEVLIDGWFHTGDIGEWQPDGSMKIIDRKKNIFKLAQGEYVAVENLENVYGQVEAIDSIWVYGNSFESFLIAVANPSQQTLERWAAENGVNGDFDSICQNTKARAFLLGELVKTAKERKLKGFEIIRAVHLEPVAFDIERDLLTPTYKKKRPQLLKYYQNVIDDMYKTAKEGQASVQ